A single genomic interval of Drosophila virilis strain 15010-1051.87 chromosome 2, Dvir_AGI_RSII-ME, whole genome shotgun sequence harbors:
- the LOC6632389 gene encoding solute carrier family 22 member 3 isoform X2: MSFIHPDASLMGTNGNNKRFTEFEPQPQTRASSPPRDKVEIKIVMLKVQAESPLLPLKENEPTSTATPTRAQTNAPTQATNPHISATAPRGQYTAHTPSATPSEYRRHSSLTNSLASPTPSPTPTLNVQEGEPNNNNNNNEEEFYTPLDSLTPAHKHTHDYKLYPHDTFARLEGKPPTPNIKMQSKVDAVGRITGQWGKWQLRTVLLIFLCKIPSSWFMACIIFTAPAPRHGEFFCKPPAEIGTQNQTQWIKVSHPQKEEKEDQEFSIDFCNVYEDAQEHAHHYYKYEDSAQEPRVWEKPLNRNSNVIPCTEFQHESDYHSVVTQYDLVCSRDILVSVTQFFHLFGVLTGGILANHLLKYFSPRSVMLFGMITQIFCGNLTGHVASYELHVFFRCLSAVCCAQMYTAGGMIMADITGAKYRTCVSTLFEQFWSIGVMMLPGVASFWSSWSHLYMAISWPTVILIYLWQWIPDSPRWMIERGRVQEAKKILLQCAEMNGTRLSLPHDIDQQLELQAQTAMDAPPPAGWWSIWKGEKAVRHMICVHLAWSLYISVYYGCLLNIRSFSREHLYINTFVAGFSEMIGTFIGLYLIMNTTRKWLWAGIFNIVAGCFAWCCWLVPKPGVVSLDANVAMLMCTAMVSKMAISTSLSILTTSTVELVSQEKRKITSFSTICWARFWLLGAPFIGSTVVIGQLIPQTSYTALAVIGGICMSLISSPRTHPISRPSSPVSHGAQNMATQFTVIDGLDNKGYVPSSNSNTIYATNTFRKFTTPQSNLPPQLMPGIWTTKIHEDGSPM; the protein is encoded by the exons GCTGAATCACCATTACTCCCCCTGAAAGAAAACGAGCCAACCTCCACGGCCACACCAACCAGAGCCCAAACAAACGCACCTACACAGGCAACAAATCCGCACATATCAGCAACCGCTCCACGTGGCCAGTAtaccgcacacacacccagtgccacgcccagcgAGTACCGACGTCACAGCTCGCTGACCAACTCTCTGGCCTCGCCCACGCCGTCGCCCACACCAACGCTTAACGTGCAGGAGGGGgagcccaacaacaacaacaacaacaacgaggagGAGTTCTATACGCCGCTGGACAGTTTGACGCCCGCCCATAAGCACACGCACGACTACAAGCTCTATCCGCACGACACTTTCGCACGTCTCGAGGGGAAGCCACCGACGCCCAATATCAAAATGCAAAGCAAAGTGGATGCAGTGGGTCGGATTACCGGCCAGTGGGGTAAATGGCAGCTGCGCACCgtacttttaatatttctgTGCAAAATACCCTCCTCCTGGTTCATGGCATGCATCATTTTTACGGCACCCGCGCCCCGGCATGGCGAATTCTTTTGCAAGCCGCCGGCAGAGATTGGCACCCAAAATCAGACGCAATGGATCAAGGTGTCGCATCCGCAAAAGGAGGAGAAGGAGGATCAGGAGTTCAGCATCGATTTCTGCAATGTGTACGAGGATGCGCAGGAGCATGCGCATCACTACTACAAATACGAGGACAGTGCACAGGAGCCGCGCGTCTGGGAGAAGCCGCTCAATCGCAACTCGAATGTGATACCCTGCACGGAGTTCCAGCATGAGAGCGACTACCATTCGGTGGTTACGCAATACGATCTGGTCTGCTCGCGTGATATACTTGTCTCGGTGACGCAGTTCTTCCATCTGTTTGGCGTTCTTACCGGCGGCATTTTGGCCAATCACTTATTAAAATA CTTTAGTCCACGCAGCGTTATGCTCTTTGGCATGATCACGCAAATCTTCTGTGGCAATCTTACTGGCCATGTGGCTTCCTATGAACTTCATGTATTCTTCAGATGCCTCTCCGCTGTCTGCTGCGCTCAGATGTACACCGCCGGCGGCATGATAA TGGCCGACATTACGGGCGCCAAATATCGTACGTGCGTCTCGACGCTCTTCGAGCAATTCTGGTCGATAGGCGTTATGATGTTGCCAGGCGTTGCCAGTTTTTGGTCCAGCTGGTCTCACCTCTATATGGCCATCTCCTGGCCCACAGTCATACTCATCTACCTGTGGCA ATGGATACCCGACTCGCCGCGCTGGATGATTGAGCGCGGCCGTGTGCAGGAAGCCAAAAAGATATTGCTCCAGTGTGCCGAAATGAACGGAACACGCCTCAGTCTGCCGCATGATATTGACCAGCAGCTGGAGCTACAGGCACAAACGGCCATGGATGCACCTCCACCGGCCGGCTGGTGGTCTATCTGGAAGGGTGAGAAAGCGGTACGGCACATGATCTGTGTCCATCTGGCCTGGTCGCTGTACATTAGCGTCTACTACGGCTGCCTGCTGAACATACGTTCCTTCAGTCGGGAGCATCTGTACATCAACACCTTTGTGGCCGGCTTCAGTGAGATGATTGGCACATTTATTGGACTCTATTTGATAATGAACACCACACGCAAATGGCTCTGGGCGGGCATATTTAATATTGTGGCCGGCTGTTTTGCCTGGTGCTGCTGGTTGGTGCCCAAGCCTGGCGTGGTATCGTTGGATGCAAACGTAGCGATGCTCATGTGCACGGCTATGGTATCAAAAATGGCCATTTCCACTTCGCTCTCCATACTTACCACAAGCACCGTGGAATTGGTTAGCCAGGAGAAACGTAAGATTACCTCCTTTTCAACGATTTGCTGGGCTCGGTTCTGGCTGCTGGGTGCACCGTTCATTGGCTCCACCGTTGTCATTGGCCAGCTGATACCGCAGACATCCTACACTGCGCTGGCTGTCATTGGCGGCATCTGCATGTCCCTGATCAGCAGTCCACGCACACATCCCATCTCCAGGCCCTCCTCACCGGTTTCGCATGGCGCTCAGAAtatggcaacacaatttacGGTCATCGATGGACTGGACAACAAAGGCTATGTGCCCAGTTCCAACTCCAATACCATCTACGCTACGAATACTTTTAGGAAATTTACCACTCCTCAATCGAATCTACCTCCTCAACTAATGCCCGGCATTTGGACGACCAAAATTCACGAGGACGGGTCACCAATGTAA